A stretch of Arcobacter arenosus DNA encodes these proteins:
- the rplQ gene encoding 50S ribosomal protein L17 gives MRHKHGYRRLNRTSSHRKALLKNMAIAIIEREKIETTVPKAKELKRYIERLVTTARNADFNTHRAVFALLQDKEATKKLINEIAPKYEDRNGGYTSIVKTRIRRGDATPMAFISFV, from the coding sequence ATGAGACATAAGCACGGATATAGAAGATTAAACAGAACTTCTTCTCATAGAAAAGCATTGTTAAAAAACATGGCAATCGCAATTATTGAGAGAGAAAAAATCGAAACAACTGTTCCAAAAGCAAAAGAATTAAAAAGATATATTGAGAGATTAGTAACAACTGCAAGAAATGCAGATTTTAATACACACAGAGCTGTATTTGCTTTATTACAAGATAAAGAAGCTACTAAAAAACTAATCAACGAAATTGCACCAAAGTATGAAGACAGAAATGGTGGATATACTTCAATTGTAAAAACAAGAATCAGAAGAGGGGATGCTACTCCAATGGCATTCATTTCTTTCGTATAA
- a CDS encoding DNA-directed RNA polymerase subunit alpha, whose product MKKFADTPFLPTEVEIEAISDNEAKISAYPFESGFAITLAHPLRRLLLSSSVGYAPIAVKIEGASHEFDSLRGMLEDIAIFIINLKNIKFKINGDEDQVVVEYSFDGPKEIKGEDLVNSDVEIVSPDVHLATINSDCNLTFSVIIQRGIGYMPSEDIRDMVSSDFIPLDAFFTPVKKVVYDIEKMLVEDNPNFEKAVFNVQTNGQITPIAAFKEAVSVMYSQMSVFNKVFDLSEVTVSDAGEEPVELKDLIVKIDDLNLSARSFNSLDRAGLKFLGELVLMSEVEVKNIKNLGKKSFDEIQEKLESLGFPIENTLPENVASALRRKLEQLKA is encoded by the coding sequence ATGAAAAAATTTGCAGACACTCCATTTTTACCAACAGAAGTTGAAATCGAAGCAATCAGTGATAACGAAGCTAAGATTTCTGCATACCCATTTGAAAGTGGTTTTGCAATTACATTAGCGCATCCTTTAAGAAGATTACTACTATCTAGCTCGGTTGGATATGCTCCAATCGCAGTTAAGATTGAAGGTGCTTCTCACGAATTTGATTCGTTAAGAGGGATGCTAGAAGATATTGCTATTTTTATTATTAATCTTAAGAACATAAAATTTAAAATTAATGGTGATGAAGATCAAGTTGTTGTTGAATACTCTTTTGATGGTCCAAAAGAGATTAAAGGTGAAGACTTAGTAAACTCTGATGTTGAAATTGTTTCTCCAGATGTTCACTTAGCTACAATCAACAGTGACTGTAATTTAACTTTTTCTGTTATTATTCAAAGAGGTATTGGTTATATGCCATCTGAAGATATTAGAGATATGGTTAGTTCAGATTTCATTCCACTAGATGCTTTCTTTACACCAGTAAAAAAAGTAGTTTACGATATCGAAAAAATGTTAGTTGAAGATAACCCTAACTTTGAAAAAGCTGTATTTAACGTACAAACAAATGGACAAATTACTCCAATTGCTGCATTCAAAGAAGCAGTATCTGTTATGTATTCACAAATGTCAGTATTTAACAAAGTATTTGATTTATCTGAAGTAACAGTTAGTGATGCAGGTGAAGAGCCAGTAGAACTAAAAGATTTAATTGTAAAAATTGATGATTTAAATCTAAGTGCTAGAAGTTTCAACTCTTTAGATAGAGCTGGGCTTAAATTCCTTGGTGAATTAGTACTTATGAGCGAAGTAGAAGTTAAAAACATTAAAAATTTAGGAAAGAAATCATTTGATGAAATCCAAGAGAAATTAGAATCTTTAGGTTTCCCAATTGAAAACACACTTCCTGAAAATGTTGCATCAGCTTTAAGAAGAAAATTAGAGCAACTAAAAGCATAA
- the rpsD gene encoding 30S ribosomal protein S4 — protein MARYRGPREKIERRLDADLGLKGERRLNGKSALEKRPFAPGQHGQRRAKISEYGLQLREKQKAKYMYGVSEKQFRKYFKEAVRRDGNTGANLITLIEQRLDNVVYRMGFATTRANARQFTTHGHVLVDGKKVDIPSYVVKPGQKIEIKEKSKSNPQVVRSLELTNQTGMVEWVDVDKDKVFGIFTRIPTREEVVIPVEERLIVELYSK, from the coding sequence ATGGCAAGATATAGAGGACCAAGAGAAAAGATTGAAAGAAGATTAGACGCAGACCTTGGATTAAAAGGTGAGAGAAGACTTAACGGAAAATCTGCACTAGAAAAAAGACCATTTGCTCCAGGACAACATGGACAAAGAAGAGCTAAAATCTCTGAATATGGTTTACAATTAAGAGAAAAGCAAAAAGCTAAATATATGTATGGTGTTTCTGAGAAACAATTTAGAAAATACTTTAAAGAAGCTGTAAGAAGAGATGGTAATACAGGGGCAAACCTTATTACTTTAATCGAGCAAAGATTAGATAACGTTGTATATAGAATGGGATTTGCTACAACTAGAGCAAATGCTAGACAATTTACAACACACGGACACGTTTTAGTAGATGGTAAGAAAGTTGATATTCCTTCTTATGTTGTTAAACCAGGTCAAAAAATTGAAATTAAAGAAAAATCTAAATCTAACCCACAAGTTGTAAGATCACTTGAATTAACTAACCAAACTGGTATGGTTGAATGGGTTGACGTAGATAAAGATAAAGTATTCGGAATTTTTACAAGAATCCCAACTAGAGAAGAAGTTGTTATTCCTGTTGAAGAAAGATTAATCGTAGAGTTATATTCTAAATAA
- the rpsK gene encoding 30S ribosomal protein S11 translates to MAKRKVTRKKIVKKNIADGIVHIAATFNNTMVTVTDNAGNAIAWSSAGNLGFKGSKKSTPFAAQAAVEDAVTKAKEHGIKNVGIKIQGPGSGRDTAVKSVGAIEGISVRWFKDVTPLPHNGCRPPKRRRV, encoded by the coding sequence ATGGCAAAAAGAAAAGTAACTAGAAAAAAAATAGTAAAAAAGAATATTGCTGACGGTATTGTACATATTGCAGCAACGTTTAATAACACAATGGTAACAGTAACTGACAATGCGGGTAATGCAATTGCATGGTCATCAGCTGGTAACTTAGGATTTAAAGGTTCTAAAAAATCTACTCCATTCGCAGCTCAAGCAGCAGTTGAAGATGCAGTAACTAAAGCAAAAGAACATGGAATTAAAAATGTTGGTATTAAAATCCAAGGTCCAGGTTCAGGTAGAGATACAGCAGTTAAATCTGTTGGAGCTATAGAAGGTATTTCTGTTAGATGGTTTAAGGATGTAACACCTTTACCACATAACGGTTGTAGACCTCCTAAAAGAAGAAGAGTGTAA
- the rpsM gene encoding 30S ribosomal protein S13 → MARIAGVDLPNKKRMEYALTYIYGIGLHNSRLILDAVGIDYNKRAHELTEDEAAAIRKEIQENYMVEGDLRKKVAMDIKALMDLGSYRGLRHRKGLPCRGQKTKTNARTRKGKKRTVGAA, encoded by the coding sequence ATGGCAAGAATTGCAGGTGTTGATTTACCAAACAAAAAAAGAATGGAATACGCTTTAACGTATATCTACGGAATTGGTTTACATAACTCTAGATTAATCTTAGATGCTGTTGGAATTGATTACAACAAAAGAGCACACGAATTAACAGAAGACGAAGCGGCAGCTATCAGAAAAGAAATCCAAGAAAACTACATGGTAGAAGGGGATTTAAGAAAAAAAGTTGCTATGGATATTAAAGCACTTATGGATTTAGGTTCATACAGAGGTTTAAGACACAGAAAAGGTTTACCTTGTAGAGGGCAAAAGACTAAAACTAATGCCAGAACTAGAAAAGGTAAAAAAAGAACTGTTGGTGCAGCATAA
- the rpmJ gene encoding 50S ribosomal protein L36 yields MKVRASVKKMCDKCKVIKRKGIVRVICDNKKHKQRQG; encoded by the coding sequence ATGAAAGTAAGAGCTTCAGTAAAGAAAATGTGTGATAAATGTAAAGTTATCAAAAGAAAAGGTATCGTAAGAGTAATCTGCGACAATAAAAAACATAAACAGAGACAAGGATAA
- a CDS encoding HD-GYP domain-containing protein, with protein MELNNLNAVYIDDEAINLMLVEAYGQEFGLNIKCFDDSQEGLDYILTNDIDILFTDYMMPNIDGIELIKRFRKTQDEVPIVVITAAGDDQELKINALEAGATDFLTKPIDISEFKARTINLLKLRLAQLKLQDKALLLEDEVKKATKEIQSREHETLMVLARTAEYKDAETANHTIRVAHYSKLLAKKIGLDEEKQSVIYYSAPFHDIGKVGIADSILLKEGKLSDEEFDIMKSHVHIGNEILKDTNSAYLIEGQIIAQNHHEKYDGSGYPLGLKGEDIPISARIVTIADVFDALTSVRPYKKSWSIQDAVLLLLREKGKHFDPKLVDLFVESIEEVKKIHDTYH; from the coding sequence ATGGAACTTAATAATTTAAATGCAGTTTATATTGACGATGAAGCTATTAATTTAATGCTTGTGGAAGCTTATGGGCAAGAGTTTGGCTTAAATATTAAGTGCTTTGATGACTCACAAGAAGGATTAGACTATATTTTAACTAACGATATTGATATTTTATTTACAGATTATATGATGCCAAATATTGATGGTATTGAATTGATAAAAAGATTTAGAAAGACACAGGATGAAGTTCCAATTGTAGTTATTACTGCTGCTGGAGACGACCAAGAACTAAAAATAAATGCTTTAGAGGCAGGTGCAACAGATTTTTTAACTAAACCTATTGATATATCTGAGTTTAAAGCAAGAACAATCAATCTACTCAAACTAAGATTAGCTCAATTAAAACTACAAGATAAAGCTTTATTACTAGAAGATGAAGTAAAAAAAGCAACAAAAGAGATACAAAGCAGAGAGCATGAAACACTAATGGTACTTGCAAGAACAGCAGAATATAAAGATGCAGAAACTGCTAATCATACAATAAGAGTTGCTCACTATTCTAAACTTCTTGCTAAAAAAATTGGATTAGATGAAGAGAAGCAAAGCGTTATCTATTATTCTGCACCATTCCATGATATAGGAAAAGTTGGAATTGCTGATTCTATTCTTTTAAAAGAGGGAAAATTAAGTGATGAAGAGTTTGATATAATGAAAAGTCATGTACATATTGGTAATGAAATATTAAAAGATACTAATAGTGCTTATTTAATTGAAGGTCAAATAATTGCACAAAATCATCATGAAAAATATGATGGTTCAGGTTATCCCCTTGGATTAAAAGGGGAAGATATTCCAATAAGTGCGAGAATTGTAACAATTGCTGATGTTTTTGATGCATTAACTTCAGTTAGACCATATAAAAAATCTTGGTCTATCCAAGATGCAGTATTATTGTTATTAAGAGAAAAAGGTAAACATTTTGATCCAAAATTAGTTGACCTTTTTGTTGAATCTATAGAAGAGGTAAAAAAAATACATGACACTTATCACTAA
- a CDS encoding HIT family protein, whose protein sequence is MTLITKKNINIQVEQSEIPWLKIFTNDSYKELSDCSDEIRFEIFEALNKIEKLMIDYYKPEKINVASFGNYVPHVHFHIMARFKEDSYFPEPMWGKKQRDGKLDLPSFDEFYEKIKEVFKD, encoded by the coding sequence ATGACACTTATCACTAAAAAAAATATTAATATCCAAGTTGAGCAAAGTGAAATCCCTTGGTTAAAAATATTCACAAATGATAGTTATAAAGAGTTATCTGATTGTTCAGATGAGATTAGGTTTGAGATTTTTGAAGCTTTAAATAAAATAGAAAAACTTATGATTGATTATTACAAACCTGAAAAAATAAATGTTGCATCATTTGGAAATTATGTTCCACATGTTCATTTTCATATAATGGCAAGATTTAAAGAGGATTCATATTTCCCTGAACCAATGTGGGGTAAGAAACAAAGAGATGGAAAACTAGACTTACCATCTTTTGATGAGTTTTATGAAAAAATAAAAGAGGTATTTAAAGATTAA
- a CDS encoding ATP-binding protein produces MKGLDTLEKILIPVILTGFVFIISLYIGIDYALGSYLDMQTKNFMAFYMTLLLITLVIIAVFVSNQFVKKPMLELTEFLDKIENDHYQFFEKNFANTDIDNFVIQVNKLINYLENKDKKTNSLIENLSESNKFLEEYQKAVDASAMISKFDKFGKITHVNDKYLEKSLYKESELLGEEYNILCHKNFDEVFFNALFTKISKNNIWTGEIKNLDKNGNVFYTSTIIVPILDSKNNILEFLSFSIDITEHIISLEKAKEAEASKSIFLATMSHEIRTPLNGILGFAKLLENSDIPKKEMGYIDIINSSAKSLLGIINDILDISKIESGKFELENRAFNPFKEFEPAIELFVAKASEKNIDILFFIDPKLPNNLIGDSLKIKQVLTNLIGNAIKFTPNEGNISIRIEQVQRDEKTAKILFSIKDSGIGISKDYQKIIFNPFSQADSSVTRKFGGTGLGLSISSNIINIMGSKIELLSEENKGSEFYFELEMEYEKSKNLYPQIDTSSKIAIFCYEYDCTSQLGMVKKYLTNYSEPEVTDDIETLNEFSLIIGKYDDLLKLDLTKINVPLIFIADYSDKEISIENEHRMIKSPINQSKLYDTIVDILNPNLEDEVKIDRELIKHSNICCLIVEDNPVNQYLMEAMLSQKHIRCKLLENGQLAVDEIKSGNKYELIFMDINMPVMNGIDATKEILKFEKENNLKHTPIVALTANAVAGDKEKFLSEGMDDYIPKPFEEYMLDEILTKYIKANKETTLKVSENSKKTVVEEKYSLEKVAKSLGLKLDIFRNIFKTFISTIDKDLEKLKTSIDNEDFESIIQNAHKIKGASANLKINDVFEISKKIELSAKENSQIDYKSEFNKLSSCVEDLKKVD; encoded by the coding sequence ATGAAGGGTTTAGATACTTTAGAAAAAATTTTAATACCTGTAATTTTAACAGGTTTTGTTTTTATTATTAGTTTATATATTGGTATAGATTATGCTTTAGGTTCATATTTAGATATGCAAACAAAGAATTTTATGGCATTTTATATGACACTTTTATTGATAACTCTTGTGATAATTGCAGTTTTTGTTTCAAATCAATTCGTTAAAAAACCTATGCTTGAGTTAACGGAATTTCTTGATAAAATAGAAAATGACCATTACCAATTTTTTGAAAAAAATTTTGCAAATACAGATATAGATAACTTTGTTATTCAAGTTAATAAATTGATTAACTACTTAGAAAATAAAGATAAAAAAACAAATTCTTTAATTGAAAATCTATCAGAATCAAATAAGTTTTTAGAAGAGTATCAAAAGGCGGTAGATGCCTCTGCAATGATTTCAAAGTTTGATAAATTTGGGAAAATAACCCATGTAAATGATAAATATTTAGAAAAGTCATTATATAAAGAAAGTGAACTTTTAGGTGAAGAATATAATATATTGTGTCATAAAAATTTTGATGAAGTTTTTTTTAATGCTTTATTTACAAAAATCTCAAAAAATAATATTTGGACAGGAGAGATAAAAAATTTAGATAAAAATGGAAATGTTTTTTATACTTCAACTATAATTGTTCCAATTTTAGATTCAAAAAATAATATTTTAGAGTTTTTATCATTTTCAATTGATATTACAGAACATATAATTTCTTTAGAAAAAGCAAAAGAAGCTGAAGCATCTAAATCAATTTTTCTTGCCACAATGTCACATGAAATAAGAACACCTTTAAATGGTATATTAGGCTTTGCAAAACTTTTAGAAAATTCAGATATTCCTAAAAAAGAGATGGGGTATATTGATATAATTAATAGTAGTGCAAAATCACTTCTTGGAATTATAAATGATATATTAGATATTTCAAAAATAGAAAGTGGAAAATTTGAATTAGAAAATAGGGCATTTAATCCCTTTAAAGAGTTTGAACCAGCTATTGAACTTTTTGTTGCAAAAGCAAGCGAAAAAAATATAGATATTTTGTTTTTTATTGATCCTAAACTTCCAAATAATTTGATTGGAGATTCATTAAAAATAAAACAAGTTTTAACAAATTTAATAGGTAATGCCATAAAGTTTACGCCAAATGAAGGTAATATCTCAATTAGAATTGAACAAGTTCAAAGAGATGAAAAAACAGCAAAAATTTTATTTAGTATCAAAGATTCTGGTATAGGAATATCAAAAGATTATCAAAAAATTATATTTAATCCTTTTTCTCAAGCTGATTCAAGTGTAACAAGAAAATTTGGTGGTACAGGACTTGGTTTATCTATAAGTTCAAACATTATAAATATTATGGGTTCAAAAATAGAGCTACTTAGTGAAGAAAATAAAGGAAGTGAATTTTATTTTGAATTAGAAATGGAATACGAAAAAAGTAAAAATCTATATCCTCAAATTGACACAAGTTCTAAAATTGCAATTTTCTGTTACGAATATGATTGTACTTCTCAGCTTGGTATGGTTAAAAAGTATTTAACAAACTACAGTGAGCCAGAGGTTACTGATGATATTGAGACTTTAAATGAGTTTAGTTTAATAATTGGAAAATATGACGATTTATTAAAATTAGATTTAACAAAAATTAATGTTCCACTAATATTTATCGCTGATTACAGCGATAAAGAGATATCTATTGAAAATGAACATAGAATGATAAAGTCTCCAATAAATCAATCAAAACTCTATGATACAATAGTTGATATTTTAAATCCAAATTTAGAAGATGAAGTAAAAATTGATAGAGAATTAATAAAACATTCAAATATTTGTTGTTTAATTGTTGAAGATAATCCTGTTAATCAATATTTGATGGAAGCTATGTTAAGTCAAAAACATATTCGTTGTAAACTTCTTGAAAATGGCCAATTAGCTGTTGATGAGATTAAATCTGGAAATAAGTATGAACTTATTTTTATGGATATTAATATGCCAGTTATGAATGGTATAGATGCAACAAAAGAGATTTTAAAATTTGAAAAAGAAAATAATTTAAAACACACTCCTATTGTAGCTTTAACAGCAAATGCGGTTGCTGGAGATAAAGAGAAGTTTTTAAGTGAAGGGATGGATGATTATATCCCAAAACCATTTGAAGAATATATGTTAGATGAAATTTTAACAAAATATATAAAAGCAAATAAAGAAACAACATTAAAAGTTAGTGAAAATAGTAAAAAAACGGTAGTAGAAGAAAAATACTCATTAGAAAAAGTGGCAAAATCATTAGGTTTAAAATTAGATATATTTAGAAATATTTTTAAAACATTTATTTCTACAATTGATAAAGATTTAGAAAAATTAAAAACATCAATTGATAATGAAGATTTTGAATCTATAATACAAAATGCTCATAAAATCAAAGGGGCTTCTGCAAATCTTAAGATAAATGATGTATTTGAAATATCTAAAAAAATTGAGTTAAGTGCAAAAGAGAATTCACAAATTGATTATAAAAGTGAATTTAATAAGCTTAGTAGTTGCGTTGAAGATTTAAAAAAAGTAGATTAA
- the leuB gene encoding 3-isopropylmalate dehydrogenase has product MKKYDISIIKGDGIGPEIVDEAIKVLDAVSYSCGFSLEYKEYLMGGIAIDETGTPLPQETIDGVLNSDACLFGAIGGEKWDTLPRDLRPETGLLKFREAMEVYANLRPAIIYDELVNASTLKPEVIEGVDIMIVRELIGGIYFGKPRENDGFKAFNTMVYTKPEIERIGKTAFELAMKRDKRVCSVDKANVLEVSQLWRDTMEEIAKDYPEVELSHMYVDNAAMQLVRNPKQFDVIVTGNIFGDILSDTASMVVGSIGLLPSASTGDKTAIYEPIHGSAPDIAGQGIANPIATIESAGMMLRYSLGEMEAADKIDAAIKKALKDGYRTKDLAAYDAKEVVTTSEMGDIIANNISQ; this is encoded by the coding sequence ATGAAAAAATATGATATTTCAATTATCAAAGGTGATGGAATTGGTCCAGAGATTGTAGATGAAGCAATTAAGGTTTTAGATGCAGTTTCTTATTCTTGTGGGTTCTCTTTAGAGTATAAAGAGTATTTAATGGGTGGTATTGCTATTGATGAAACTGGTACTCCACTACCTCAAGAAACTATTGATGGTGTATTAAATTCTGATGCTTGTTTATTTGGGGCAATTGGTGGAGAAAAATGGGATACTTTACCAAGGGATTTAAGACCAGAAACAGGACTTTTAAAATTCAGAGAAGCAATGGAAGTTTATGCAAACTTAAGACCGGCAATCATTTATGATGAGTTAGTAAACGCTTCAACACTTAAACCTGAGGTTATTGAAGGTGTTGATATTATGATTGTAAGAGAACTTATTGGTGGTATCTATTTTGGAAAGCCTAGAGAAAATGATGGTTTTAAAGCATTTAATACTATGGTTTATACTAAACCTGAGATTGAAAGAATTGGTAAAACTGCTTTTGAACTAGCTATGAAAAGAGATAAAAGAGTTTGTTCTGTTGATAAAGCAAATGTTCTTGAAGTTTCTCAATTATGGAGAGACACAATGGAAGAGATTGCTAAAGATTATCCTGAAGTTGAATTATCTCATATGTATGTTGATAATGCGGCAATGCAATTAGTAAGAAATCCAAAACAATTTGATGTAATTGTAACTGGAAATATCTTTGGTGATATTTTATCTGATACAGCTTCTATGGTTGTTGGTTCAATTGGATTATTACCATCAGCTTCAACTGGAGATAAAACTGCAATTTATGAGCCAATTCATGGTTCTGCTCCTGATATTGCAGGACAAGGAATTGCAAATCCAATTGCAACTATTGAATCTGCTGGAATGATGTTAAGATACTCTTTAGGTGAAATGGAAGCGGCAGATAAAATTGATGCAGCTATTAAAAAAGCACTAAAAGATGGATATAGAACAAAAGATTTAGCAGCATATGATGCTAAAGAGGTTGTTACTACTTCAGAAATGGGTGATATTATCGCTAATAATATTAGTCAATAA
- a CDS encoding 3-isopropylmalate dehydratase small subunit, whose amino-acid sequence MNEITGKVWNFGANIDTDVIIAARYLNSSDPEHLAKYVMEDADPDFPNKLQKGDIIVAGENFGCGSSREHAPIALKAAGVAAVVAPSFARIFYRNAFNMGLPIFELPESLEIKEGEEISINLDEGIITNNTTNKSYKFIPIPPFMQELIATGGLINYAKAEMGVNK is encoded by the coding sequence ATGAACGAAATTACTGGAAAAGTATGGAACTTTGGAGCAAATATTGATACTGATGTTATCATTGCTGCTAGATATTTAAATAGTTCTGACCCTGAACACTTAGCAAAATATGTTATGGAAGATGCAGATCCTGATTTCCCAAATAAGTTACAAAAAGGTGATATTATAGTTGCTGGAGAAAACTTTGGATGTGGATCAAGTAGAGAACATGCTCCAATCGCACTTAAAGCCGCGGGAGTAGCTGCAGTTGTAGCACCGTCTTTTGCTAGAATTTTTTATAGAAATGCATTTAATATGGGATTACCAATTTTTGAATTACCTGAATCATTAGAGATTAAAGAGGGTGAAGAGATTTCAATTAACCTTGATGAAGGAATTATTACAAATAATACAACTAATAAATCATATAAATTTATTCCAATTCCTCCATTTATGCAAGAATTAATTGCAACTGGTGGATTAATCAACTATGCAAAAGCTGAAATGGGAGTTAACAAATAA
- the rpoD gene encoding RNA polymerase sigma factor RpoD yields MKFLNNFGIIRALSFKTNEELPYMSVKDLNKEIENIVKEYKDSILTYEKLIKIFPKAPTSANIKKLIALVQLYNVTLITGQEQAKRMNAEEAKKKEDLRNKLKDNDDDVFDLLKNKELLEWSRSDSPVRMYLREMGQIPLLTKEEEIEISKKIEMGEDVILDAICYVPYLIDFILEYREPLVNRERKVKELFRNFDDEDSDNDDSEDEVEDDEELEEDEDTPKIKKLDKRAETIIAAFKILEKAKKDWLKFQAKESAASDDEVDVMQFNLAVAFKKKVLKEALLDLGPTSKLITEIVKAMETALKSDTGFETELKKLEYKLPLFNDILLKNHQKILDNIINLSKVQITSMVPEATMVSTYMEIKKLFQTAEASKGGFDLEPEELKDVLEQIKRGKKITDEAKTRMAKSNLRLVVSIAKRYTNRGLPFLDLIQEGNIGLMKAVDKFEYKKGYKFSTYATWWIRQAISRAIADQARTIRIPIHMIETINRINKIIRKGIQENGKEPDVEEIAKEVALPVDKVKQVIKITKEPVSLEAPIGSDDDGKFGDFVPDEKAPTPVDNIMKEDLQGQIDQILAQLNEREQAVVRMRFGLMDDASDRTLEEIGKELSVTRERVRQIESSAIKKLKHPKVGKNLKNYVES; encoded by the coding sequence ATGAAGTTTTTAAATAATTTCGGTATAATACGTGCCTTATCTTTCAAAACAAACGAGGAACTTCCGTATATGAGCGTAAAAGATTTAAATAAAGAGATTGAGAATATTGTAAAAGAATACAAAGACTCAATACTTACATACGAAAAACTTATTAAAATCTTTCCTAAAGCTCCTACATCAGCGAATATCAAAAAACTTATTGCACTTGTTCAATTATATAATGTAACACTTATTACTGGTCAAGAACAAGCAAAAAGAATGAATGCTGAAGAGGCTAAGAAAAAAGAAGATTTAAGAAACAAGTTAAAAGACAATGATGATGATGTATTTGACCTACTAAAAAATAAAGAGCTTTTAGAGTGGTCAAGATCTGATTCTCCGGTTAGAATGTACCTTAGAGAAATGGGACAGATTCCTTTATTAACAAAAGAGGAAGAAATAGAAATCTCTAAAAAAATAGAAATGGGTGAAGATGTAATTCTTGATGCTATTTGTTATGTTCCTTACTTAATAGATTTTATTCTTGAGTATAGAGAACCATTAGTAAATAGAGAAAGAAAAGTAAAAGAGCTTTTCAGAAACTTTGATGATGAGGATTCAGATAATGATGATTCAGAGGATGAAGTTGAAGATGATGAAGAATTAGAAGAAGATGAAGATACACCTAAAATAAAAAAACTTGATAAGAGAGCTGAAACTATTATTGCTGCTTTTAAAATTTTAGAAAAAGCAAAAAAAGATTGGTTAAAATTTCAAGCAAAAGAATCAGCTGCTTCTGATGATGAAGTAGATGTAATGCAATTTAATTTAGCAGTTGCATTTAAGAAAAAAGTTTTAAAAGAAGCATTATTAGATTTAGGTCCAACTTCAAAGCTTATTACAGAGATTGTAAAAGCTATGGAAACTGCACTTAAATCAGATACTGGTTTTGAAACTGAATTAAAAAAACTAGAATATAAATTACCTTTATTTAATGATATTTTATTAAAAAATCACCAAAAGATTTTAGATAATATTATCAATTTATCTAAAGTGCAAATTACTTCTATGGTTCCTGAAGCAACTATGGTTTCTACTTATATGGAAATTAAAAAACTTTTCCAAACGGCAGAAGCATCTAAAGGTGGCTTTGACTTAGAACCAGAAGAGTTAAAAGACGTTTTAGAGCAAATTAAAAGAGGTAAAAAAATTACTGATGAAGCTAAAACTAGAATGGCTAAATCAAACCTTAGACTTGTTGTATCTATTGCAAAAAGATATACAAATAGAGGTTTACCATTCCTAGATTTAATTCAAGAGGGTAATATTGGTCTTATGAAAGCCGTTGATAAGTTTGAATATAAAAAAGGTTATAAATTCTCTACTTATGCAACATGGTGGATTAGACAAGCAATTTCAAGAGCAATTGCGGACCAAGCTAGAACTATTAGAATTCCAATTCACATGATTGAAACTATTAATAGAATTAATAAAATCATTAGAAAAGGTATTCAAGAAAATGGTAAAGAGCCTGATGTAGAAGAGATTGCAAAAGAGGTAGCTTTACCTGTTGATAAAGTTAAACAAGTAATTAAAATTACAAAAGAGCCTGTATCACTTGAAGCACCTATTGGAAGCGATGATGATGGTAAGTTTGGAGACTTCGTACCTGATGAAAAGGCACCAACTCCAGTTGATAACATTATGAAAGAGGATTTACAAGGTCAAATTGATCAAATTCTTGCACAATTAAATGAAAGAGAACAAGCTGTTGTTAGAATGAGATTTGGTCTTATGGATGATGCATCAGATAGAACTCTTGAAGAGATTGGAAAAGAACTTTCTGTAACAAGAGAAAGAGTAAGACAAATTGAATCAAGTGCTATTAAAAAATTAAAGCACCCTAAAGTAGGTAAAAACCTAAAAAATTATGTAGAAAGTTAA